The stretch of DNA CGCGTGCCCGGCGGCGACCGTCCACAGCTCGACCGGCTGGCGGACGCCTGCGACGATCGCACGCGGATCGTAACGGTAAGCTGGATCGGTTTCGCCAGCGGCTGGCGGCACGACGTGGATCAGCTCGTTGAACTGGCCCACCGGCGCGGCGCGTTGTTGTTTCTCGATGCCATCCAGGGGTTGGGCGTCTTTCCGCTCGACGTGCGGCAAACGGCCGTCGACTTTCTCGCGGCCGACGGGCACAAGTGGCTGCTGGGTCCTGAAGGGGCGGGGCTGTTCTACGTGCGCCGGGAGCATCTCGACCGGCTGCGGCCGCTGGGACTGGGGTGGAACAGCGTGGTGCAAGCTCACGACTTCAGCAAAATCGACTTGCGGCTGAAGCCGACGGCCGGCCGTTACGAGGGCGGCACCTATAACATGCCCGGCCTGTTGGCGTTGGGCGCCAGCCTGGAAATGCTCGACGACTATCCGCCGGAGGCGATCTCGCAGCGATTGCTGGAATTGACCGACGCGATATGCGAGCGGTTGCCCGCGGTGGGAGCGACGGTCACGACGTATCGCGAGCGGGAGCACGCCAGCGGCATTGTGTCGTTCGATCTGCCGGGCCGCAATCTGGCTGAAGTGCGGCGTCAGTGCCGCGAGCGGCAGGTCGTTTTGAGTGCGCGGGGCGGCCGCTTGCGCGTCAGCCCGCATGCCTACAACAACGATGACGACATCGAGCGGCTGATCGAAGCGTTGGGTTCCGCGTGAGAGTCGGCCGTGGTGCTGGTTGTTAAACCGGCCCGTACCGCATAGAATGATGGTCCGATGAGCGAGCTCCATCATGAATGC from Pirellulales bacterium encodes:
- a CDS encoding aminotransferase class V-fold PLP-dependent enzyme, with amino-acid sequence MNDPPPTDGLWSQFRRMMPCAERWAYFDHAAVAPLTMPAQAALTNWAKEFAEHGAVNWPQWAAELEHLRRRTAELLHADAGEIALIHNTTEGINLVAEGFPWQPGDNVVMFDDEFPSNVYPWMNLASRGVEVRRVPGGDRPQLDRLADACDDRTRIVTVSWIGFASGWRHDVDQLVELAHRRGALLFLDAIQGLGVFPLDVRQTAVDFLAADGHKWLLGPEGAGLFYVRREHLDRLRPLGLGWNSVVQAHDFSKIDLRLKPTAGRYEGGTYNMPGLLALGASLEMLDDYPPEAISQRLLELTDAICERLPAVGATVTTYREREHASGIVSFDLPGRNLAEVRRQCRERQVVLSARGGRLRVSPHAYNNDDDIERLIEALGSA